Genomic segment of Limnohabitans sp. INBF002:
CTAAGGCGGTGAGGGGCGTTATCGTCATGGGTTGGCCTCGTGAATGTCTAGGTCGCGGTTGTTCATGGCTTGCACCAAGCCGTGCCAACTGCGAGCAGCCAATGACACCAGCAGCAACACAAAAGGTAAAAACACCCATTCAAATGACAGGCCCAGCACGGCGGTTTTCTCGCGGGCCATGAAGTGCACGTAGCTCCAGCTTGCAGGAATGGCAGCGATGGCCAAGCCGCCGATAAGTGTGTGCCCCACCAGGCGCATGAGGCGACGGGTCGTGGGGCTGACGCTGTTCCATACCAAGTCAAACATCACGTGTTCTTTTTCTGGCACCACAAACGCGCAAGCCCACAGAATGACCCACAGATACAGGATGACCGCCAATTCATCGCTCCACGGCAGCGGCTGGTTAAAACCAAACCGTGCCGTGATCTGAACCAAAAAAGTAAGGAACAAGGCGAGAAAGAGCAAGCCCCCAATCGCGTTCGCGATTTTGCGCAAAAACATGCTTATTTGGTCGCGTTGATGCGTTCAATCAGGCCT
This window contains:
- a CDS encoding TRAP transporter small permease, with the translated sequence MFLRKIANAIGGLLFLALFLTFLVQITARFGFNQPLPWSDELAVILYLWVILWACAFVVPEKEHVMFDLVWNSVSPTTRRLMRLVGHTLIGGLAIAAIPASWSYVHFMAREKTAVLGLSFEWVFLPFVLLLVSLAARSWHGLVQAMNNRDLDIHEANP